The following are from one region of the Myotis daubentonii chromosome 2, mMyoDau2.1, whole genome shotgun sequence genome:
- the LOC132226780 gene encoding protein BEX4-like gives MFRATESKEERAVENLNMENAQHENEGGDQAPVQNEEEPRTLGGGKAQKPGRNVRVGRVKRLVPNFQGSISNKCVDHNAVGDSVEKITKQQMDIRRKTKEQQMRHVICFQTPKPDNHYDFCFIS, from the exons atgttca GAGCAACGGAGTCCAAAGAGGAACGAGCAGTAGAAAATCTCAATATGGAAAATGCCCAACATGAAAATGAAGGAGGGGACCAAGCCCCTGTGCAGAATGAGGAGGAACCTCGCACTTTGGGAGGAGGCAAAGCCCAGAAGCCTGGAAGAAATGTCAGGGTGGGGCGGGTTAAGCGACTTGTCCCTAATTTTCAGGGGTCCATATCTAACAAGTGTGTTGATCACAATGCAGTGGGAGATAGTGTAGAAAAGATCACAAAACAGCAGATGGATATCAGGAGAAAGACTAAGGAGCAGCAAATGAGGCATGTTATATGCTTCCAAACTCCTAAACCTGATAATCATTATGACTTCTGCTTTATATCTTGA
- the LOC132226422 gene encoding zinc finger CCCH domain-containing protein 11A-like: MPQQGEDCYFFFYSTCTKGDSCPFRHCAAALGNETVCTFWQEGRCFRRVCRFRHMEIDKKRSEIPCYWENQPRGCRKLNCAFHHNRGRYVDGLFLPPSKTVLPTVPESPEGQVKASQLTAQQHKLSVQSDPAPQLQSVMKVQSSEHFPTPTHPPVVINAADVDEDDDDEDDDDQFSEEGDETKTPTLQPTPKVHNGSRGASARKPGVNLEQGESLNVGLKTLEEIKSKKMQEKSKMQGEGSSGVSRLLLQPQPLPGPEKENVQTAVRTGTLSNKQGEEPLIRLSLTERLGKRKFSEGGDSGPPPKRALAQSLGKKMGASDTDKTPKRVRVSKSLKERVGVSAGQNNEEAAERLTDLGDIHVKTLAEILLERASEKRGELQPKRKAGGPSKADDPTSGPRSSSTIRIKTFSEVLAEKKHRPQEAQRQKSKKNVTCGELKKDSDTKKSSVLPPLVANKGQSEEPAGRTKSMQEVHVKTLEEIKREKALRGLQSSKSSPSSQPQPEATPGPRGLFRITEKSGMKEDKKPQEDSEVACQSSVARIQAKEASAHETTGGGIHIPVKKCETMPGKHIQKQPARATSQKERSVLPPPWGDGEAGHAPPADPPVLATALSITRSLSLSLSLSLSLSLSLTKRLPTESPHKAEVETAGTGDSTLDAKCAAQALEERVQAKPKASVKPLVAQVVSSPKLAPKRKAEDTHPAVMAAVKRLRASASGVRQESPAPKAAMALVPLISEDTAGTRPEAEGPRDSLVLPPAQSSSEPSPPQVSGPSSSRMAAKTRRLSTASTGQPPLSVEDGLEKLIWETSGGQLEAEIDLDPGTHEDDLLLELSQMIDS, from the coding sequence ATGCCTCAGCAAGGAGAAGACtgctattttttcttctattctaCATGTACCAAAGGTGACAGCTGTCCATTCCGTCACTGTGCAGCTGCACTAGGAAACGAAACTGTCTGCACATTCTGGCAAGAAGGACGCTGTTTTCGGCGGGTGTGCAGGTTTCGGCACATGGAGATTGATAAAAAACGGAGTGAGATTCCTTGTTATTGGGAAAATCAACCAAGGGGATGCCGAAAGCTAAACTGCGCCTTTCATCACAACAGAGGACGTTATGTGGATGGCCTTTTTCTACCTCCAAGCAAAACTGTGTTGCCCACTGTGCCTGAGTCACCAGAGGGGCAAGTGAAGGCTTCCCAGCTCACAGCTCAACAACACAAATTGTCTGTCCAGTCTGATCCCGCCCCTCAACTGCAAAGTGTGATGAAAGTACAAAGTTCAGAACATTTTCCTACCCCCACACATCCGCCAGTTGTGATCAATGCTGCAGATGTTGATGAAGACGACGATGATGAAGACGATGATGATCAGTTTTCTGAGGAAGGTgatgaaaccaaaacaccaaCCCTGCAACCAACTCCCAAAGTTCATAATGGATCACGAGGGGCTTCTGCCCGGAAACCCGGGGTCAATTTAGAACAAGGTGAAAGTTTGAATGTTGGATTGAAAACTCTTGAGGAAATTAAGTCAAAGAAAATGCAGGAAAAGTCCAAGATGCAAGGTGAAGGTTCTTCAGGAGTATCCCGTCTTTTactccagcctcagcccctccccgGTCCCGAAAAAGAGAATGTCCAGACTGCGGTGAGGACAGGGACTCTCTCCAACAAACAAGGAGAAGAACCCTTGATAAGACTGAGCCTCACCGAGAGACTGGGGAAACGAAAATTTTCTGAAGGTGGTGACAGTGGTCCTCCACCTAAGCGTGCCCTTGCACAGAGCCTAGGGAAGAAAATGGGTGCTTCAGACACTGACAAAACACCAAAGAGAGTTCGAGTTTCCAAGTCTCTAAAGGAACGAGTAGGTGTGTCAGCTGGTCAAAACAACGAGGAGGCAGCAGAGAGACTTACTGACCTTGGCGACATCCACGTGAAGACATTAGCAGAAATCCTTCTGGAAAGAGCCAGTGAGAAACGCGGAGAATTGCAACCTAAACGCAAGGCAGGAGGCCCTTCGAAAGCTGATGATCCTACCTCAGGGCCAAGAAGCTCTTCCACCATTCGAATCAAAACCTTCTCTGAGGTCCTGGCTGAAAAGAAACACCGGCCGCAGGAAgcacagagacagaaaagcaaaaagaatgtCACCTGTGGCGAGTTAAAGAAGGACAGTGATACTAAAAAATCATCGGTTTTGCCACCACTGGTGGCCAACAAAGGACAATCAGAGGAGCCTGCAGGGAGAACAAAGTCTATGCAGGAGGTGCATGTCAAGACGCTGGAGGAAATTAAACGGGAGAAGGCACTGAGGGGGCTGCAGAGCTCCAAGAgcagccccagctcccagcctcagCCCGAGGCCACCCCGGGGCCAAGGGGGCTTTTCCGAATCACCGAAAAGTCAGGGATGAAAGAAGACAAGAAACCTCAAGAAGACAGTGAAGTTGCATGTCAGAGCAGTGTTGCTAGAATCCAGGCTAAAGAGGCTTCTGCACATGAGACAACGGGAGGGGGCATTCACATTCCAGTCAAGAAATGTGAGACCATGCCAGGAAAGCACATCCAGAAACAGCCAGCGAGAGCAACCTCACAGAAGGAAAGGTCTGTCCTGCCACCCCCCTGGGGAGACGGAGAGGCGGGTCATGCCCCGCCAGCAGACCCGCCAGTGCTGGCCACTGCGCTGAGCATCACAcggagcctgagcctgagcctgagcctgagcctgagcctgagcctgagcctgacaAAGCGGCTTCCCACCGAGTCACCCCACAAGGCAGAGGTGGAAACCGCAGGGACTGGCGACTCCACATTGGATGCGAAGTGTGCGGCACAGGCCTTGGAGGAAAGGGTCCAAGCGAAACCCAAAGCCAGTGTGAAGCCCTTAGTGGCTCAAGTGGTCTCTTCCCCCAAACTGGCCCCCAAGCGCAAGGCAGAGGACACCCACCCTGCTGTCATGGCAGCGGTGAAGCGGCTCCGCGCCAGCGCCAGCGGGGTCCGGCAGGAAAGCCCGGCCCCAAAAGCAGCCATGGCTCTGGTCCCGCTCATCTCTGAGGACACAGCGGGCACTCGGCCTGAGGCAGAGGGACCCAGAGACAGTCTTGTGCTGCCTCCAGCCCAATCCTCGTCAGAGCCCTCTCCGCCACAAGTATCCGGCCCTTCCTCATCCCGAATGGCCGCGAAAACTCGCCGACTCAGCACTGCTTCCACAGGACAGCCCCCCCTCTCTGTGGAGGATGGTTTGGAGAAACTCATATGGGAGACTTCAGGAGGCCAATTGGAAGCCGAGATCGACCTGGATCCTGGGACACACGAAGATGACCTTCTGCTTGAGCTCTCACAAATGATTGATAGCTGA